The Gemmata palustris genome includes a region encoding these proteins:
- a CDS encoding penicillin acylase family protein has translation MSFSRLLLRLALGRRLPVTSGELRVRGVSAPVTIRRDKWGVPHIDAETDTDAHFALGFCQGQDRAGQLEVMLRLVRGTMAEWVGAVALPADRMSRHIGFRRAAEAQLKALTPDARAAFEAFAGGVNAGATAGLPQKPHEFAIVGGTPSAWDAADVLGLLKLQSFLLPSNWDVELARLRILLADGPDAMRALDPTALGEEKKGPAEPTATGAGSLAPVFDKLAADLSALQTYLPRGGGSNNWAISGARTASGKPLLASDPHLAPTCPAPWYLAHVRTPQWEAAGATLAGTPGFAIGHNGFAAWGVTAGLTDNSDLFLETLGPDGRSVRQADGTFVACDVVKDVIRVKGAADVVEDVLVTPRGPILTPIIPGVKLALSLAATWLEPRPLIGFLHAPTARSFDEFRRPFAAWPALPLNLLYADAEGAIGWQLVGEIPTRRGGNGLLPQPADVPDSGWTGTVPFDDMPFRVNPECGYLATANDPPTWGEDQRQPTPLAPLPEGKGEKELLANVVSGTAGSRTCSPFPSGRGAGGGGSADQLGHDFIDPYRAQRIRELLAARDTGWTLAECAAIQLDVKSLPWVEVKEAVLALTPTDEYARDGLNLLREWDGQVDTESPAAAVFELFVAEMCVRVAKAKAPNSWDVALGEGALGILPYNLFSDRRVSHLTRLLREQPSGWFASWAKEMEAVLAGVVRRLRREAGPSAKFWAWGHLRRLLLEHPLFGKHRWLGPAFNRGPFPWGGDGNTVSQAGARPAEPTAFTHNMANLRTAFDLADLPKSTFVLCGGQSGNPLSPHHADQLSLWLQGESFTLAWEQADVIRAAVDTLRLLPQ, from the coding sequence ATGAGCTTTTCCCGCCTGCTACTCCGACTCGCGCTCGGGCGCCGACTGCCCGTTACTTCCGGCGAACTCCGGGTGCGAGGGGTTTCCGCGCCCGTCACGATCCGGCGCGACAAATGGGGCGTTCCGCACATTGATGCGGAAACCGACACGGACGCACACTTCGCGCTCGGGTTCTGTCAGGGGCAGGACCGCGCCGGGCAACTGGAAGTGATGCTGCGCCTCGTGCGCGGAACGATGGCCGAGTGGGTCGGCGCGGTCGCACTGCCCGCGGACCGCATGAGCCGGCACATCGGGTTCCGCCGCGCCGCTGAAGCACAACTCAAAGCGCTCACCCCCGATGCGCGGGCCGCGTTCGAGGCGTTCGCCGGAGGGGTGAACGCGGGCGCGACAGCGGGACTACCACAGAAGCCGCACGAGTTCGCCATTGTCGGCGGCACCCCGAGTGCCTGGGATGCGGCCGACGTGCTCGGTCTCCTTAAACTGCAATCGTTCCTCCTGCCATCCAACTGGGACGTCGAACTCGCGCGCCTGCGCATTCTGCTCGCGGACGGCCCGGACGCGATGCGCGCCCTCGACCCGACTGCGCTGGGAGAAGAGAAAAAGGGACCGGCCGAGCCGACTGCCACCGGTGCCGGATCACTCGCGCCCGTGTTCGACAAACTCGCGGCCGATCTCAGCGCCCTCCAAACCTACCTCCCGCGCGGTGGCGGGTCGAACAACTGGGCCATTTCGGGCGCGCGAACGGCGTCCGGTAAGCCGCTGCTCGCGAGCGACCCGCACCTCGCACCGACGTGCCCCGCGCCGTGGTACCTCGCGCACGTTCGCACACCTCAGTGGGAAGCCGCGGGTGCAACGCTCGCCGGCACACCCGGGTTCGCGATCGGGCACAACGGGTTCGCGGCGTGGGGCGTGACGGCGGGCCTCACCGACAACAGCGACCTCTTCCTCGAAACGCTCGGCCCCGACGGGCGCTCCGTGCGCCAGGCCGACGGTACCTTCGTCGCGTGCGACGTGGTGAAGGACGTCATTCGCGTTAAGGGCGCGGCGGACGTCGTTGAAGACGTGCTCGTCACCCCGCGTGGGCCGATCCTCACGCCGATCATCCCGGGCGTAAAGCTCGCCCTCTCGCTCGCAGCAACCTGGCTCGAACCGCGACCGCTCATCGGCTTCCTCCACGCACCGACTGCCCGTTCCTTCGATGAATTCCGCCGCCCGTTCGCCGCGTGGCCGGCGCTCCCGCTGAATCTGCTTTATGCGGACGCCGAAGGCGCCATCGGCTGGCAACTCGTGGGTGAAATCCCCACGCGACGCGGAGGTAACGGGTTACTGCCTCAACCGGCCGACGTTCCCGACTCGGGGTGGACCGGCACCGTCCCGTTCGACGACATGCCGTTCCGGGTGAACCCGGAGTGCGGCTACTTGGCCACCGCCAACGACCCACCGACGTGGGGAGAGGATCAAAGGCAACCTACCCCCCTAGCCCCCCTCCCTGAAGGGAAGGGGGAGAAAGAACTGTTGGCAAACGTTGTCTCAGGCACCGCGGGCTCGCGTACCTGTTCCCCCTTCCCTTCAGGGAGGGGGGCTGGGGGGGGAGGCTCTGCCGACCAACTCGGGCACGACTTCATCGACCCGTACCGCGCGCAGCGCATCCGGGAGTTGCTCGCCGCACGCGACACCGGCTGGACGCTCGCCGAGTGCGCGGCGATTCAGTTGGACGTGAAATCGCTCCCGTGGGTCGAAGTGAAGGAAGCAGTCCTGGCACTCACCCCGACCGACGAATACGCCCGAGACGGGCTGAACCTCCTGCGCGAGTGGGACGGGCAAGTCGATACCGAATCGCCGGCGGCTGCGGTGTTCGAGTTGTTCGTCGCGGAGATGTGCGTTCGCGTGGCGAAAGCGAAGGCGCCGAACAGTTGGGACGTCGCGCTCGGCGAAGGCGCGCTGGGAATCCTACCGTACAACCTGTTCTCCGATCGGCGCGTTTCGCACCTCACAAGGCTCCTGCGAGAACAGCCCTCGGGCTGGTTCGCGTCGTGGGCCAAAGAAATGGAGGCAGTGCTCGCCGGGGTCGTGCGCCGGTTGCGCCGCGAAGCGGGACCGAGCGCGAAGTTCTGGGCGTGGGGCCACCTCCGGCGCCTCCTGTTGGAGCACCCGCTTTTCGGCAAGCACCGGTGGCTCGGACCGGCGTTTAACCGCGGACCGTTCCCGTGGGGCGGCGACGGCAACACGGTGAGTCAGGCCGGCGCTCGCCCCGCCGAACCAACCGCGTTCACGCACAACATGGCGAACCTGCGAACCGCATTCGATCTCGCCGACTTGCCGAAGAGCACCTTCGTGCTGTGCGGCGGGCAGTCGGGTAACCCGCTCTCGCCGCACCACGCGGACCAACTCTCGCTGTGGCTCCAGGGAGAATCATTCACGCTGGCCTGGGAACAGGCCGATGTGATCCGCGCCGCGGTCGATACGCTACGGCTGCTCCCGCAATAA
- a CDS encoding tetratricopeptide repeat protein yields the protein MMRSFGCLLLATALFLVPQTASSAPREGVGAALAPPPRAKAPAAGESTPKMPLTGLAPAKPMFDACVYKYPVGTTNPQCQAFVDQGLGMYYSYVWMEAARAFETALQHDPDCAYAWLMLSRSLEKWGKPGVTPPVAPYVGLLGGLVYGKLPDRVGKNAIDYSLDTARRLMPKASPRERLLVQSRLQEKGMWPNVGPDERRKKAAQSLDELLMLHEDDEEGWFWRAQLAGADGPNATAVFYKALLRVNPLHPGANHEFVHFYENVQRPALGWPYAENYIKSSPGIPHAHHMQAHLGTRIGKWGETTDWSAKAVELQVAYHKLQDVKPSEDHQFNHHMDIFSRSLIHDGRFAEARAHRTLAESYKYTFRTDWLRMAMGQHDWDEAQRLVEQFRRSDKSSGAYYAALVSLEKFDTEQAGREVDTLRQLSQSKKFDKQLERRLWEVQGRHLCQKGDGEAGLKLLKKIVDATKNEFGHHSWGNGAVYMESWGIGALEAGSATDAEEAFQEALAHDAGSVRGALGLWALCDRLGRSEEAARYLKIAHRVWAKADSRDFTALQNDMARRATKLSRSTATAAGE from the coding sequence ATGATGCGCTCGTTCGGTTGTTTGCTGCTCGCCACCGCGCTGTTCCTCGTACCACAAACGGCCTCGTCTGCCCCGCGCGAAGGCGTGGGGGCCGCACTCGCGCCGCCCCCGCGTGCGAAGGCACCGGCCGCGGGCGAGTCCACCCCGAAGATGCCGCTGACCGGACTCGCACCCGCGAAGCCGATGTTCGATGCGTGCGTCTACAAGTACCCCGTGGGCACCACGAACCCGCAGTGCCAAGCGTTCGTGGATCAGGGGTTGGGGATGTACTACTCCTACGTCTGGATGGAAGCGGCCCGTGCGTTTGAAACGGCGCTCCAACACGACCCCGATTGTGCCTATGCGTGGCTGATGCTGTCGCGCTCGCTGGAGAAGTGGGGCAAGCCCGGAGTCACCCCGCCCGTTGCCCCCTATGTGGGACTGCTCGGCGGACTGGTGTACGGCAAGTTGCCGGACCGCGTGGGCAAGAACGCGATCGACTACTCGCTCGATACCGCCCGCCGGCTGATGCCGAAGGCCAGCCCGCGCGAGCGCCTGCTGGTCCAGTCGCGGTTGCAGGAAAAGGGGATGTGGCCCAACGTCGGCCCGGACGAGCGCCGGAAGAAGGCCGCGCAGTCGCTCGACGAACTGCTGATGCTCCACGAGGACGACGAGGAGGGCTGGTTCTGGCGCGCCCAACTCGCGGGCGCGGACGGTCCGAACGCGACCGCGGTGTTCTACAAAGCGCTCCTCCGGGTGAACCCGCTGCACCCCGGGGCCAACCACGAGTTCGTCCACTTCTACGAGAACGTCCAGCGCCCGGCGCTCGGGTGGCCGTATGCGGAGAACTACATCAAGTCGTCGCCCGGTATCCCGCACGCGCACCACATGCAGGCGCACCTCGGCACGCGGATCGGGAAGTGGGGCGAAACGACGGACTGGTCCGCGAAAGCGGTCGAACTTCAGGTCGCGTACCACAAGCTCCAGGACGTTAAGCCCAGCGAGGACCACCAGTTCAATCACCACATGGACATCTTCTCGCGGAGCCTCATCCACGACGGCCGCTTCGCCGAAGCGCGGGCGCACCGCACCCTCGCGGAAAGCTACAAGTACACCTTCCGCACCGACTGGTTGCGCATGGCGATGGGCCAACACGATTGGGACGAGGCGCAACGACTGGTGGAGCAATTCCGGCGCTCGGACAAGTCGTCGGGGGCGTACTATGCCGCACTTGTTTCGCTTGAAAAGTTCGACACCGAACAGGCCGGACGCGAGGTCGATACCCTGCGCCAACTTTCGCAGTCGAAGAAGTTCGACAAGCAACTCGAGCGCCGGTTGTGGGAGGTCCAGGGCCGGCACCTGTGCCAGAAGGGTGACGGCGAGGCCGGGTTGAAACTGCTCAAGAAGATCGTGGACGCGACCAAGAACGAGTTCGGGCACCACTCCTGGGGAAACGGCGCGGTGTACATGGAATCGTGGGGCATCGGCGCGCTGGAAGCCGGGAGCGCAACGGACGCGGAAGAAGCCTTCCAGGAAGCGCTCGCCCACGACGCCGGCAGCGTCCGCGGCGCGCTGGGCTTGTGGGCGCTGTGCGACCGCTTGGGGCGCAGCGAGGAAGCCGCCCGGTACCTGAAGATCGCGCACCGCGTGTGGGCGAAGGCCGATTCGCGGGACTTCACCGCGCTCCAGAACGACATGGCCCGGCGCGCCACCAAGCTCTCCCGGTCCACCGCGACCGCTGCCGGGGAATGA
- a CDS encoding DUF1549 and DUF1553 domain-containing protein has protein sequence MRTRLLSTAALLALSAVAFGAEPGNVWWAFQPLNRPTTPEAPNTKTPPTNPIDRFVLAKLKDKGLSLAPEADRRTLIRRVTFGLTGLPPAPEEVEAFVNDKDVNAYEKLVDRLLASPAYGERFARLWMDAVHFAETHGHDQDRVRPNAWRYRDYLIHAFNADTPYSRFVKEQVAADVLFPNEPKLIPALGFLAAGPWDESSLRDIREDSIDREAGRYLDRDDIVTTVFNTFSGLTVQCARCHDHKFDPITQEEYYRLQAVFAGVGRGEVAFESNPATAKKRNELQALLAATAKNAPGLDLTSVRVKKAVTGWEQKNAGASVTWTVPDFTKITSDAGSKLVMRGDDSIRAEGTRPERDTYTLTTRVKARRVTAVRLELLTDDALPMRGPGRCDNGNLHLSEFKVTASDGTKPKALKVRNATADFDQSGWTAAHAIDGNRGTAWGIYPQVGKSHEAVFELAEPVTAEGETELTFALEQIHGGGHLIGRFRLSITDAPPPVKATALPTNLQAILATAPANRTEAQVRELALHVLKEQASAELTALPAPAMVYAAAPNFTADGSHRPTPAPREVRMLKRGDIRKPGEEVEPGALSLVPKLPGEFDLLKNHTEGDRRAALAKWLTDTNNPLTWRVMANRVWQWHFGTGLAATPNDFGRMGQKPTHPELLDFLASELASPDRKAGGGSLKHLHWLIVTSAVYKQASLSRAEGLKADEDNKLLWRQNRARLDAEQVRDAVLAISGRLDRTAGGPSDQQFDMKPGIHVTPVVDYNKFDWEKKEGHRRSVYRFVFRTLPDPLVECLDGADASALTPKRSESVTAPQALALLNNEFVLVHARAMAARLEKHSAERAKQIEFGCRLVWGRPPSAEEGKLFTAYADKHGLANLCRVLFNTNEFLFAD, from the coding sequence ATGCGGACCCGGCTGCTCTCCACTGCCGCGCTGCTTGCTCTCTCTGCCGTCGCGTTCGGCGCGGAGCCGGGGAACGTGTGGTGGGCGTTCCAACCTTTGAACCGGCCCACTACCCCGGAAGCGCCAAACACAAAAACTCCGCCCACGAACCCCATCGACCGTTTCGTTCTCGCGAAACTCAAAGATAAAGGGCTCTCACTGGCGCCCGAAGCGGACCGGCGCACGCTGATCCGGCGCGTCACGTTCGGCCTGACCGGGCTCCCGCCCGCGCCGGAGGAGGTCGAAGCGTTCGTCAACGATAAGGACGTGAACGCTTACGAAAAACTCGTGGACCGGCTGCTCGCGTCCCCCGCTTACGGCGAGCGCTTCGCGCGGTTGTGGATGGACGCGGTTCACTTCGCCGAGACACACGGACACGACCAGGACCGCGTGCGCCCGAACGCCTGGCGCTACCGCGACTACCTCATTCATGCGTTCAACGCGGACACGCCCTACTCGCGCTTCGTGAAGGAACAGGTCGCGGCGGACGTGTTGTTCCCCAACGAGCCGAAGCTGATCCCGGCGCTCGGGTTCCTCGCCGCCGGGCCGTGGGACGAGAGTTCGTTGCGCGATATCCGCGAGGACAGTATCGACCGCGAAGCCGGCCGGTACCTCGACCGCGACGACATCGTTACCACGGTGTTTAACACGTTCTCGGGGCTGACGGTCCAGTGCGCCCGGTGCCACGACCACAAGTTCGATCCGATCACGCAGGAAGAGTATTACCGGCTCCAGGCCGTGTTCGCGGGAGTGGGGCGCGGAGAAGTCGCGTTCGAGTCGAACCCGGCCACCGCCAAGAAACGAAACGAACTCCAGGCGCTGCTCGCGGCCACCGCGAAGAACGCCCCGGGGCTGGACCTTACGTCTGTGCGAGTGAAAAAAGCAGTCACGGGATGGGAGCAGAAGAACGCTGGGGCAAGTGTGACGTGGACGGTCCCCGATTTCACCAAGATCACTTCGGACGCGGGATCGAAGCTCGTCATGCGCGGCGACGATTCGATTCGGGCTGAAGGCACGCGCCCGGAACGCGACACGTACACGCTCACCACGCGCGTGAAGGCCCGGCGCGTTACGGCCGTGCGGCTGGAACTACTCACGGACGACGCACTACCGATGCGCGGGCCGGGTCGGTGTGACAACGGCAACTTGCACCTCAGCGAGTTCAAGGTCACCGCGTCCGACGGGACGAAGCCGAAGGCGCTGAAGGTCCGCAATGCGACCGCGGACTTCGACCAATCCGGCTGGACCGCAGCGCACGCCATCGACGGCAACCGGGGCACCGCGTGGGGCATTTATCCACAAGTCGGCAAATCACACGAGGCCGTGTTCGAGTTGGCAGAACCTGTTACCGCCGAAGGCGAAACGGAGCTGACCTTTGCGCTCGAACAAATCCACGGCGGTGGGCACCTGATCGGCCGGTTCCGGCTCTCGATCACAGATGCCCCTCCGCCCGTGAAAGCGACCGCACTGCCGACCAACCTTCAGGCCATACTCGCGACCGCGCCGGCCAATCGCACGGAAGCGCAGGTGAGAGAACTGGCGCTGCATGTGCTCAAAGAACAAGCGAGTGCCGAACTCACAGCGCTGCCCGCGCCCGCGATGGTCTATGCCGCCGCGCCGAACTTCACGGCGGATGGCAGCCACCGACCCACACCCGCTCCGCGCGAAGTGCGGATGCTCAAGCGCGGCGATATTCGTAAACCGGGCGAGGAAGTCGAGCCGGGCGCGTTGTCGCTCGTACCGAAGTTACCGGGCGAATTCGATCTGCTCAAAAACCACACCGAAGGCGACCGCCGCGCAGCACTCGCGAAGTGGCTAACCGACACGAATAACCCGCTCACTTGGCGCGTGATGGCGAACCGCGTGTGGCAGTGGCACTTCGGTACCGGGCTAGCCGCAACGCCGAACGACTTCGGCCGAATGGGGCAGAAGCCCACACACCCGGAACTGCTCGATTTCCTCGCGTCCGAACTGGCGAGCCCCGACCGCAAGGCCGGAGGCGGTTCGCTCAAGCACCTGCACTGGCTCATCGTTACGAGCGCGGTTTACAAGCAGGCGTCACTGTCGCGTGCCGAGGGCCTGAAGGCGGACGAAGACAACAAACTCCTCTGGCGCCAGAACCGCGCGCGCCTGGACGCGGAGCAAGTCCGCGACGCGGTGCTCGCCATCAGCGGCCGACTCGACCGCACGGCCGGCGGACCGTCGGACCAGCAGTTCGACATGAAGCCCGGCATCCACGTGACGCCGGTGGTGGATTACAACAAGTTCGATTGGGAGAAGAAGGAAGGGCACCGGCGCAGCGTGTACCGGTTCGTGTTCCGCACACTGCCCGACCCGCTTGTCGAGTGTCTGGACGGTGCCGATGCGTCCGCGCTCACGCCGAAACGGAGCGAGTCCGTCACCGCGCCGCAAGCCCTCGCATTGTTGAACAACGAGTTCGTGCTCGTTCACGCACGGGCGATGGCCGCGCGGCTGGAAAAGCACTCCGCGGAGCGCGCGAAGCAGATCGAGTTCGGATGCCGGTTGGTGTGGGGCCGGCCGCCGTCGGCCGAGGAGGGGAAGCTGTTCACCGCCTACGCCGATAAGCACGGCCTCGCGAACCTCTGTCGCGTGCTGTTCAACACCAACGAATTCCTCTTTGCGGATTGA
- a CDS encoding HNH endonuclease: MTARAGNRCEYCRMHQSLQGATFHIEHIVPQAAGGSDSADNLALACPSCNLGKSDRVRVPDPATQQVAPLFNPRTDRWSDHFGWDEDWRIVGLTSTGRATVAALNLNHPRRLRIREAEEWFDLFPPDE; the protein is encoded by the coding sequence GTGACGGCTCGCGCCGGAAACCGGTGCGAATACTGCCGCATGCACCAGTCACTTCAGGGTGCCACGTTTCACATCGAACACATCGTCCCGCAAGCGGCCGGGGGATCGGATTCGGCCGACAACTTGGCTCTGGCGTGCCCGAGTTGCAATCTGGGTAAGTCGGATCGCGTGCGCGTGCCGGACCCTGCAACGCAGCAAGTGGCTCCACTTTTCAACCCGCGTACCGATCGTTGGTCCGACCATTTCGGGTGGGATGAAGACTGGCGGATCGTCGGCCTTACGTCGACGGGACGTGCGACCGTCGCGGCTCTCAACCTGAACCACCCTCGGCGCCTCCGCATTCGCGAGGCCGAAGAGTGGTTCGACCTGTTCCCGCCGGACGAATGA
- a CDS encoding Gfo/Idh/MocA family protein gives MPRPSPSRRTFLKTSAAAGAALAAPGFLRARNANEKLNIAIIGSGGRGAANLNGVAGENIVALCDVSTAAVEKAAEKHKSARKFTDFRKVFDHAKDFDAVVVSTCEHTHAFATLLALQHGKHVYCEKPLTHNIAEARIIREAAAKTKLATQMGTQIHAEDNYRRVVELIQTGAIGPVREVHVWVSRAWGLQSAEDAKANKDIVYVTERPKDDVKPPADLDWNLWLGPVADRPFSPIYVPGPKWYRWWEFGNGTMSDLGSHWNDLPFWALKLKAPTAVEASGPKPHPEIAPASMQATYEFPARGEMPAVKMTWHQGSYRPPQWTEKKIPQWGSGVLFVGDKGMLLSEYFKHVLLPEKQFAEFVRPKPFIEKSRGHYAEWVHACKTGAPTTCNFEYAGWLTESNHLGNVAFRAGKRLEWDAAKMKATNCPEADAFIHREYRKGWKLA, from the coding sequence ATGCCGCGTCCCTCTCCTTCACGCCGCACGTTCCTGAAAACTTCTGCCGCTGCCGGGGCCGCGCTCGCCGCACCCGGATTTCTGCGAGCCCGAAATGCGAACGAGAAGCTCAACATCGCAATCATCGGTTCCGGCGGACGCGGGGCCGCTAACCTCAACGGCGTTGCCGGCGAGAACATCGTTGCGCTGTGCGACGTGAGCACGGCCGCGGTCGAAAAGGCGGCCGAGAAGCACAAGAGCGCCCGCAAGTTCACGGACTTCCGCAAGGTCTTCGACCACGCGAAGGACTTCGACGCGGTCGTAGTGAGCACGTGCGAGCACACGCACGCCTTCGCCACGCTGCTCGCGCTCCAACACGGCAAGCACGTCTACTGCGAGAAGCCACTGACACACAACATCGCGGAAGCCCGCATCATCCGCGAAGCTGCGGCGAAGACCAAGCTCGCCACCCAGATGGGCACGCAGATTCACGCCGAAGACAACTACCGCCGCGTGGTCGAACTGATCCAGACGGGCGCGATCGGTCCCGTGCGCGAGGTTCACGTGTGGGTGAGCCGCGCGTGGGGTCTTCAGTCGGCCGAAGACGCGAAGGCCAACAAGGACATCGTGTACGTGACCGAGCGCCCCAAGGACGATGTGAAACCACCGGCCGATCTGGACTGGAACTTGTGGCTCGGGCCGGTGGCCGATCGGCCGTTCAGTCCGATCTACGTGCCGGGGCCGAAGTGGTACCGCTGGTGGGAGTTCGGCAACGGCACCATGTCCGACCTCGGTTCGCACTGGAACGACCTGCCGTTCTGGGCTCTCAAGTTGAAGGCGCCGACCGCGGTGGAAGCGTCCGGTCCGAAGCCGCACCCGGAGATCGCGCCCGCGTCGATGCAGGCCACCTACGAGTTCCCCGCACGCGGCGAAATGCCGGCGGTGAAGATGACGTGGCACCAGGGCAGTTACCGCCCGCCCCAATGGACCGAAAAGAAGATCCCGCAGTGGGGTAGTGGCGTGCTCTTCGTCGGCGATAAGGGAATGCTGCTCTCCGAATACTTCAAGCACGTGCTGTTGCCGGAGAAGCAGTTTGCGGAATTCGTGCGGCCGAAGCCGTTCATCGAGAAATCGCGCGGGCACTACGCGGAATGGGTTCACGCCTGCAAGACCGGTGCCCCCACGACGTGCAACTTCGAGTACGCGGGCTGGCTCACCGAGTCGAACCACCTGGGGAACGTCGCGTTCCGCGCCGGTAAGCGCCTGGAATGGGACGCCGCGAAGATGAAGGCGACCAACTGCCCCGAAGCCGATGCGTTCATCCACCGCGAGTACCGCAAGGGGTGGAAGCTGGCGTAA
- a CDS encoding alpha/beta fold hydrolase codes for MFTTDSIPIINPTGSDEEYSALWGVAGPVAKQSLWLVHGLSRRWEDFSHILCDLTAWWHVHAYSHRGHGESTRTPGAYRVADYVPDLVAAVRAAHKKCVLVGHSLGALVSMGVAAQVPDLVTAVVLIDPPGPRFLSGLDTSPYGTIWRAMQKLAGRKDTSAVAREFADVRVPGAQPDETIRLGDFRDAASLRFVARCLRDLDPEVFDPPLKKRWLDGYDMFAIAKHIKCPALLIVADPLYGGMLPPEDANPLAAALPDCTRVDLPAVGHLVHWQDTPSTLRLLHSFLNSL; via the coding sequence ATGTTCACCACCGACAGTATTCCGATCATCAACCCCACGGGCAGCGACGAAGAGTATTCCGCGCTGTGGGGTGTCGCGGGACCGGTCGCGAAGCAATCGCTGTGGCTCGTCCACGGCCTCTCGCGCCGGTGGGAAGACTTCAGCCACATTCTGTGCGACCTCACGGCGTGGTGGCACGTTCACGCATACTCGCACCGCGGGCACGGCGAATCCACACGCACCCCGGGCGCGTACCGCGTCGCGGACTACGTTCCCGATCTCGTCGCGGCGGTGAGGGCCGCACACAAGAAATGCGTGCTGGTCGGGCACTCGCTCGGGGCGCTCGTGTCGATGGGCGTCGCGGCACAAGTTCCCGATCTCGTCACGGCCGTGGTGCTGATCGACCCGCCGGGACCGCGGTTCCTGTCGGGGCTCGATACCTCGCCCTACGGAACCATTTGGCGCGCGATGCAGAAACTCGCGGGGCGCAAGGACACAAGCGCCGTTGCGCGAGAGTTCGCGGACGTGCGCGTTCCCGGGGCGCAGCCGGACGAAACCATTCGCCTGGGCGACTTCCGCGACGCGGCTTCGCTGCGATTCGTCGCGCGCTGCCTGCGCGACCTCGACCCGGAAGTGTTCGACCCGCCGCTGAAAAAGCGCTGGCTCGACGGCTACGACATGTTCGCGATCGCCAAACACATCAAGTGCCCGGCGCTACTCATCGTCGCGGACCCACTGTACGGCGGGATGCTCCCGCCCGAAGACGCGAACCCGCTCGCCGCCGCGCTCCCCGACTGCACGCGGGTGGATTTGCCCGCTGTGGGCCACCTGGTTCACTGGCAGGACACACCGAGCACGCTGCGGTTACTGCACTCGTTCTTGAACTCGCTTTAG
- a CDS encoding metal-dependent hydrolase family protein — MKLATGTTVITNGTLIDGNGGPPVRDAALVIRDGRIHFVGPVRDAPTVEPEAARIDARGGTIMPGLVEAHFHPTYFNVSALEDLDIKYPVEYVTLLAAANAKLALECGYTAARSGGSLFNIDVWLKKAIESDLCPGPRLAASGREICGVGGLMDWNPDFRKIGMDGLVLLVNGADEARAAVRKLVKDGVEWVKTYPTGDAAAPDTNDHHTLCMTFEEMHAVVATAHNHKLKVTGHCRATEGIKNALRAGYDAIEHGTFIDDEGLELLLKRDVPCVPALYFELASVERGPEFRLPPRVIDGHKETLEGGAESARKILKAGGRLGMGGDYGFGWNPHGDYARELSFFVKYVGFSPLEVITCATRTGAEIMGRASEFGTLEVGKLGDVLVVAGDVLADISILEDRTRFIAVIQGGVVKAGQARGDR, encoded by the coding sequence ATGAAACTTGCTACCGGCACGACCGTTATCACGAACGGCACCCTCATTGATGGCAACGGTGGCCCGCCCGTGCGCGACGCCGCGCTCGTGATTCGCGACGGCCGCATTCACTTCGTGGGACCAGTGCGTGATGCGCCGACGGTCGAACCCGAGGCCGCACGCATTGACGCACGCGGCGGGACGATCATGCCGGGACTGGTGGAGGCCCACTTCCACCCGACGTACTTCAACGTCTCCGCGCTCGAAGACCTCGACATCAAGTACCCGGTCGAGTACGTCACGCTGCTCGCCGCGGCGAACGCGAAACTGGCCCTCGAATGCGGCTACACCGCCGCTCGCAGTGGCGGAAGCCTGTTCAACATCGACGTGTGGCTGAAGAAGGCCATCGAGAGCGACCTGTGCCCGGGGCCGCGCCTCGCGGCGAGCGGGCGCGAGATCTGCGGGGTCGGCGGGTTAATGGACTGGAACCCGGACTTCCGCAAGATCGGGATGGACGGGCTCGTGCTGCTCGTCAACGGCGCGGACGAGGCCCGGGCCGCGGTGCGCAAGTTGGTGAAGGACGGGGTGGAGTGGGTGAAGACGTACCCCACGGGCGACGCGGCCGCGCCCGACACGAACGACCACCACACGCTCTGCATGACGTTCGAGGAGATGCACGCGGTCGTCGCCACGGCCCACAACCACAAGCTGAAGGTGACCGGGCACTGTCGCGCGACCGAGGGCATCAAGAACGCGCTGCGGGCCGGGTACGACGCGATCGAGCACGGCACGTTCATCGACGACGAGGGGCTTGAGTTGCTCCTGAAGCGCGACGTGCCGTGCGTGCCGGCGCTGTACTTCGAACTGGCGAGCGTCGAGCGCGGGCCGGAGTTCCGGTTACCGCCGCGCGTGATCGACGGGCACAAGGAGACGCTCGAGGGCGGGGCCGAGAGCGCCCGCAAGATCCTGAAGGCCGGCGGGCGCCTCGGCATGGGTGGAGACTACGGCTTTGGATGGAATCCGCACGGCGACTACGCGCGCGAGTTGAGTTTCTTCGTGAAGTACGTCGGGTTCTCGCCGTTGGAAGTCATCACGTGTGCGACGCGCACGGGCGCGGAGATCATGGGCCGCGCGTCCGAGTTCGGCACCCTCGAAGTGGGCAAACTCGGGGACGTGTTGGTGGTGGCCGGCGACGTGCTCGCGGACATCAGCATCTTGGAAGACCGCACGCGGTTCATCGCGGTCATACAGGGCGGGGTGGTGAAGGCGGGGCAAGCAAGGGGCGACCGATGA